The Spirosoma radiotolerans genome has a window encoding:
- a CDS encoding heavy metal translocating P-type ATPase produces MTTTIADSGTGAVKHGAASEIRQTYPVLEMSCAACAVSVESILKHTPGVSDAGVNYANQSAWVQFNPGIVSPAELQQAVREMGYDIVIETEESGPDARQVQEDANQKRFQRLKQRTIWAVILSLPIVVIGMFFMSFPNGNYIMMALAAPVVFGLGRPFFANAWKQARHGKANMDTLVALSTGIAFLFSAFNTLYPEFWYRRSGVHPHVYFEAAAVVVTFILLGKLLEERAKQNTSSAIKKLIGLQPKTVWVVEGDTEREIPISAVQVGQLLLVRPGERVPVDGRVASGESYVDESMISGEPVPVLKQSGGGVFAGTINQKGSFRFYAEKVGSNTLLAQIIRMVQEAQGSKAPVQQLVDRIAGVFVPVVLGIAVLTFAVWMVFGYYLAPNSDPFTTALLTSVAVLVIACPCALGLATPTAIMVGVGKGAENNILIKDAESLEMAHTVNAVVLDKTGTITEGKPFVTDMHWAVPANEQAPLTSILYSLEKQSEHPLAEAVTAFLPTHESLPLDSFDSVTGRGVRATYQHIVYFTGNKSLLRENQITIPAELEQYAAGLQSQAKTLIYFARKNEVNGQVLALLAIADPVKPSSKQAIDTLQNRGIEVYMLTGDNGQTAAAVAEQVGIHHFKADVMPGDKADFVSALQASGKVVAMVGDGINDSQALAQADVSIAMGKGSDIAMDVARMTLITSDLTSLSRAFNLSRQTVRVVRQNLFWAFIYNLIGIPIAAGVLFPAFGFLLNPMIAGAAMALSSVSVVSNSLRLRGMKL; encoded by the coding sequence ATGACTACGACCATTGCCGATTCAGGAACGGGAGCTGTTAAGCATGGGGCTGCGTCCGAAATCCGGCAAACGTATCCTGTGCTGGAAATGAGCTGTGCAGCCTGTGCCGTCAGCGTCGAATCGATCCTGAAACATACGCCGGGTGTCAGCGATGCAGGGGTGAATTACGCCAACCAGTCGGCCTGGGTCCAGTTCAATCCGGGCATCGTTAGCCCAGCAGAGCTGCAACAGGCGGTACGGGAAATGGGGTATGATATTGTCATTGAAACGGAAGAGTCGGGGCCCGACGCCCGGCAAGTGCAGGAAGACGCGAATCAAAAGCGGTTTCAGCGCCTTAAGCAACGGACTATCTGGGCGGTGATTCTATCGTTGCCCATTGTTGTCATTGGCATGTTTTTCATGTCTTTTCCCAACGGCAACTACATCATGATGGCCCTGGCGGCACCGGTTGTGTTTGGCTTAGGCCGGCCGTTTTTTGCCAACGCCTGGAAACAGGCCCGTCATGGTAAAGCCAATATGGATACGCTGGTGGCGTTGAGCACAGGCATTGCGTTTCTGTTTAGCGCTTTCAATACGCTTTATCCCGAATTCTGGTATCGCCGAAGTGGCGTTCACCCACATGTTTATTTTGAAGCAGCTGCCGTCGTTGTTACCTTCATTCTGCTGGGTAAGCTTCTGGAAGAGCGAGCCAAACAGAATACGTCGTCGGCCATCAAAAAACTGATTGGATTACAACCTAAAACCGTTTGGGTGGTTGAGGGGGATACCGAACGCGAGATTCCAATTTCTGCCGTTCAGGTTGGCCAGTTGCTACTCGTGCGGCCGGGAGAGCGGGTTCCGGTAGACGGACGTGTTGCGTCGGGAGAATCGTACGTCGATGAGAGCATGATTAGCGGAGAGCCCGTACCTGTATTAAAACAGTCGGGGGGGGGCGTCTTCGCGGGTACGATCAACCAGAAAGGCAGCTTTCGGTTCTATGCCGAAAAAGTTGGCTCCAATACCCTGCTGGCGCAAATCATTCGTATGGTTCAGGAAGCGCAGGGGAGCAAAGCCCCCGTACAGCAGCTTGTGGATCGAATTGCCGGCGTTTTCGTTCCTGTGGTGCTGGGTATTGCGGTGTTGACGTTCGCGGTCTGGATGGTGTTTGGGTATTATCTAGCCCCGAACAGCGACCCGTTTACAACCGCTCTCCTGACGTCTGTGGCCGTGCTGGTTATTGCCTGTCCGTGCGCACTCGGCCTGGCAACGCCCACAGCTATTATGGTTGGCGTTGGCAAAGGGGCTGAAAATAACATCCTGATAAAAGATGCCGAAAGTCTGGAAATGGCGCATACGGTCAATGCCGTTGTACTCGACAAAACCGGGACAATTACGGAGGGTAAGCCATTCGTCACAGACATGCATTGGGCTGTTCCGGCCAATGAGCAGGCGCCACTAACGTCCATTCTGTACTCGTTGGAAAAACAGTCGGAGCATCCGCTGGCAGAAGCGGTAACCGCTTTTTTGCCAACCCATGAGTCGCTGCCGCTGGATTCATTCGACAGTGTAACGGGCCGGGGCGTCAGGGCGACCTATCAGCATATCGTTTACTTCACTGGTAACAAAAGCCTGCTGCGTGAGAACCAGATCACAATACCTGCGGAACTGGAACAGTATGCTGCGGGCTTGCAGAGTCAGGCTAAAACGCTGATTTATTTTGCCCGGAAAAACGAAGTTAATGGACAGGTGCTCGCCCTGCTTGCCATTGCCGATCCTGTGAAACCGAGTTCGAAGCAAGCGATTGACACCTTGCAGAATCGGGGTATTGAAGTATATATGTTAACCGGCGATAATGGGCAAACGGCGGCTGCGGTGGCCGAGCAAGTAGGTATTCACCACTTCAAAGCTGACGTAATGCCGGGCGATAAAGCTGATTTTGTGAGCGCTCTACAGGCGTCGGGCAAGGTTGTAGCGATGGTGGGCGATGGTATCAACGATTCGCAGGCACTGGCTCAGGCCGACGTGAGTATTGCCATGGGAAAGGGCTCTGATATCGCGATGGATGTAGCCCGAATGACCCTGATCACCTCCGATCTGACCAGCCTTTCCAGGGCGTTTAACCTATCGAGGCAAACGGTTCGCGTTGTTCGCCAGAATCTGTTCTGGGCCTTTATTTACAACCTGATCGGAATTCCTATCGCTGCGGGTGTGCTGTTTCCTGCCTTTGGCTTCCTGCTAAATCCGATGATTGCCGGAGCCGCCATGGCGTTAAGTTCTGTATCGGTAGTAAGCAACAGCCTGCGGTTGCGGGGTATGAAATTATAA
- a CDS encoding sensor histidine kinase, whose amino-acid sequence MNIRTRLTLLFVLLVASIVLLFTVSVYYLYDQFREQEFQQRLVEKAFTTVRLREDVGEVPRADLPVMTDEQVTIYNRQGTVLYNQETKRPRFPVTPAFLSKVAYQKPQYSRIGDTEAIAVLHLNARKEPLIIVASGNDRYGLSKLDRLREILFSGWLLSLVIVGIAGYLFATDALRPVAELITQVNAISATNIHERLRVGRQRDELADLARTFNDLLTRLEEAFVLQKSFVSHASHELRTPLTVMMGQIEVTRLHARTTEEYEVAFDALLDEVKSMIRLVNGLLELARASSDVVTLNYQPVRIDELLWQAQSQIISKKPDYQIDIDFDNLPVHEEELVIVGEESLLQTAFQNLMENGCKYSPDGCVSVRIFFEPGRLKLTFSDQGYGIPESDLPHIFEPFFRSESTMTIIGHGIGLALTRRIIELHQGHIQVDSVVGKGTTFRITLPTTYTLPQNSGSNINLAKVAAAKPTD is encoded by the coding sequence ATGAACATCCGCACTCGCCTGACCCTGTTATTCGTATTGCTGGTCGCTTCGATAGTCTTGTTATTCACGGTCTCCGTTTATTACCTCTATGACCAGTTCAGGGAGCAGGAATTTCAGCAGCGGCTCGTTGAGAAAGCGTTCACGACTGTCCGCCTGCGGGAGGACGTAGGCGAAGTGCCGCGGGCCGATCTGCCCGTTATGACCGATGAGCAGGTCACAATTTACAATCGTCAGGGCACGGTTTTATACAACCAGGAAACCAAGCGTCCCCGCTTCCCGGTAACACCGGCATTTCTGAGCAAAGTTGCCTACCAGAAACCCCAGTACAGTCGAATTGGCGATACAGAAGCCATTGCCGTTCTGCATTTGAACGCCCGCAAAGAACCTTTAATTATTGTTGCTTCCGGAAACGACCGGTATGGATTAAGTAAGCTGGACCGACTGCGGGAAATCCTGTTTTCGGGCTGGTTATTGAGTCTGGTTATTGTTGGTATAGCGGGCTATCTGTTTGCAACTGATGCGTTGAGGCCTGTGGCCGAACTCATTACGCAGGTAAACGCCATCTCGGCCACCAATATCCACGAACGCTTGCGGGTGGGCCGTCAGCGCGATGAGCTGGCCGATCTGGCCCGAACGTTCAACGATCTGCTTACCCGACTCGAAGAAGCCTTTGTCTTGCAGAAAAGCTTTGTTTCGCACGCATCGCATGAGTTGCGTACTCCGCTCACGGTCATGATGGGCCAAATTGAGGTAACCCGGCTGCACGCCCGCACGACGGAGGAATACGAAGTCGCTTTCGATGCGTTGTTGGATGAAGTGAAGAGTATGATTCGGCTCGTAAACGGCCTGCTCGAACTAGCCCGCGCCAGTTCGGATGTAGTAACGCTCAACTACCAGCCTGTTCGCATTGACGAACTGCTCTGGCAGGCGCAGAGCCAGATTATCAGCAAGAAGCCCGATTATCAGATTGATATTGACTTCGATAACCTTCCTGTCCATGAAGAAGAGCTGGTCATTGTTGGGGAAGAGTCACTCCTGCAGACGGCCTTCCAGAACCTGATGGAAAACGGCTGCAAATACTCGCCGGACGGGTGCGTGTCGGTGCGAATATTTTTTGAACCGGGGCGGCTAAAACTTACCTTCAGCGATCAGGGCTATGGTATTCCAGAAAGCGACCTCCCGCATATTTTTGAGCCTTTCTTCCGGTCAGAATCAACGATGACCATCATTGGTCATGGCATTGGCCTGGCCCTGACGCGACGCATTATTGAACTACATCAGGGCCATATCCAGGTCGATTCAGTTGTCGGGAAAGGAACTACATTCCGCATCACACTTCCTACAACGTATACGCTACCCCAGAACTCTGGCAGTAACATAAACTTGGCGAAAGTAGCTGCGGCTAAACCGACTGACTAA
- a CDS encoding glycoside hydrolase family 2 protein: MSEIQSNFGLTDSKEEGAAVDEPINPLPRAVLRSNSHWLLDGEWKFSIDANDTGLQDRWFLGHSYEGVAEWPGSIEEHMAHTKGQAGPVIWQDKVIAWYEREFALPDRTEPLANSIIQLTFGACGYETRVWLNGHPLSTVEGEAIHYGEYTSFSYELADELLRPNNRLTVRIADTMDAETPRGKQESHVYKRGGIWYQTYTGAVRSVWLETVERNRLRSRVGVVSTVEDELVRFTLTTRIHDPGNYTLRLQIFERKAPLSSTPMATSDFPLMLEAGQKQQRVVIEVPGAQLWSPENPVRYRLIAQLIDENGYVAQIESQFGLRKIEARGRFVYLNNKPIYLDGILYQPGTATYEEMKRHMLAMKELGCNLVRVHIAGIDPRIYNLADKLGLLLWVEVPSPHSSTSRSRHNHQAELMRMLALIGTHPSVVIWSLYNEDWGAQDIATNPETREYITNMYYFMQLAYPQFLVVDNDGWQHISYEGRLKSDLLTAHLYTPDLGQWQSLLDRLVAGDLDTVAAFPLVVGDPFFYRRQVPLVVSEWGGFGFSNYGGPQDAEERTERIRQFKQEMRKRSIAGDVYTQATNIEDERNGLIEPHTGELTVPARLLASGGYSEVAAMPA, encoded by the coding sequence ATGTCCGAAATCCAATCAAATTTTGGTCTTACTGATAGTAAAGAAGAGGGCGCTGCCGTCGATGAACCCATTAATCCACTCCCGAGAGCGGTCCTTCGCTCCAACTCACACTGGCTGCTGGATGGGGAGTGGAAGTTTTCGATTGACGCCAATGATACCGGTTTACAGGATCGCTGGTTTCTGGGCCATTCGTACGAAGGAGTGGCCGAGTGGCCTGGTTCAATCGAAGAGCATATGGCGCACACAAAAGGCCAGGCTGGGCCCGTCATCTGGCAGGATAAGGTCATTGCATGGTATGAACGCGAGTTCGCCCTGCCTGATCGGACCGAGCCACTTGCCAATTCAATCATCCAGCTAACGTTTGGTGCCTGCGGCTACGAAACCCGCGTATGGCTAAACGGGCATCCGCTGAGCACCGTTGAAGGAGAGGCTATTCACTATGGGGAATATACGTCTTTTTCCTACGAATTGGCCGATGAATTGCTGCGGCCCAACAACCGATTGACGGTACGTATTGCCGACACGATGGATGCCGAGACCCCACGCGGCAAGCAGGAATCACACGTTTATAAGCGGGGTGGTATCTGGTACCAGACTTATACGGGGGCTGTGCGCTCTGTCTGGCTCGAAACCGTTGAGCGAAACCGGCTACGCTCGCGGGTGGGTGTGGTGAGTACCGTTGAAGACGAACTGGTTCGATTTACCCTGACCACCCGGATTCACGACCCCGGCAACTACACATTGCGCCTACAGATATTTGAGCGAAAAGCGCCGTTGTCATCGACGCCGATGGCCACCTCTGATTTTCCCTTGATGCTGGAAGCCGGGCAAAAACAGCAACGAGTAGTCATCGAAGTACCAGGGGCGCAGCTCTGGTCGCCCGAGAACCCGGTTCGGTATCGGCTCATTGCCCAGCTTATTGATGAAAATGGTTATGTCGCACAAATCGAATCGCAGTTTGGCTTGCGTAAAATTGAAGCACGTGGGCGGTTCGTTTACCTGAACAACAAGCCTATATATCTGGACGGCATTCTGTATCAACCCGGCACGGCAACGTATGAGGAAATGAAACGACACATGCTGGCCATGAAAGAACTGGGCTGTAACTTAGTCCGGGTTCATATTGCCGGTATCGATCCGCGCATTTATAACCTGGCCGATAAATTAGGGCTGTTGCTCTGGGTCGAAGTGCCGAGCCCACACAGTTCGACGTCTCGTAGTCGGCATAACCATCAGGCTGAATTGATGCGCATGCTGGCTCTCATTGGTACACACCCATCGGTGGTGATCTGGAGCCTGTATAATGAGGACTGGGGCGCACAGGACATTGCCACAAATCCGGAAACCCGCGAGTACATTACCAATATGTACTATTTTATGCAGCTCGCCTATCCGCAGTTTCTGGTGGTTGATAACGATGGCTGGCAACATATTTCCTACGAAGGACGCCTTAAATCAGATCTGCTGACAGCCCATTTATACACGCCTGATCTGGGTCAGTGGCAGTCGCTTCTCGACCGGCTGGTGGCGGGGGATCTGGATACGGTTGCGGCCTTCCCATTGGTCGTGGGCGATCCATTTTTCTATCGGCGACAGGTTCCCCTGGTAGTCAGCGAGTGGGGCGGCTTCGGCTTTTCCAACTACGGCGGACCCCAGGATGCAGAAGAACGCACGGAGCGCATTCGTCAGTTCAAGCAGGAAATGCGCAAACGCTCCATTGCGGGCGATGTCTATACCCAGGCAACCAATATCGAAGATGAGCGCAATGGCCTGATCGAACCACATACCGGCGAACTGACCGTACCAGCCAGATTATTGGCGTCGGGTGGCTACAGCGAAGTGGCTGCCATGCCTGCATAA
- a CDS encoding heavy-metal-associated domain-containing protein yields the protein METVKFKTNIKCGNCIATVTPFLNEAVGEGNWQVDTTDPKKVLTAKNATAEEVRQAIEKAGYKAEPLN from the coding sequence ATGGAAACCGTAAAATTCAAAACCAATATAAAATGCGGTAACTGCATTGCTACCGTAACTCCGTTTCTGAATGAAGCCGTGGGGGAGGGCAACTGGCAGGTGGATACAACAGATCCCAAAAAAGTGCTGACCGCCAAAAACGCAACGGCCGAGGAAGTCAGACAGGCTATTGAAAAAGCTGGTTACAAGGCTGAGCCGCTTAACTAA
- a CDS encoding efflux RND transporter permease subunit translates to MNKFIKSILSFSLKNKFFIFFLTALAVVAGVISYQNTPIEAFPDVTNTQITLITQWPGRSAEEVEKFVTIPIEIGLNSVQKRTDIRSTSLFGLSVVKILFDDGVDDAFARQQVNNLLNGVELPEGIKPDVQPPYGPTGEIFRYTLQSPTRTARELKTMQDWVIERQLKSVPGVADVVSFGGEVKTYEISVDPRRLIDYNITPLQLYQAVANANVNVGGDVIEKNSEAYVVRGIGLLKNQQDIQNIIIKNIKGTPITVHNVAQVSESALPRLGQAGRDKQDDAVECIVVMRKGENPSEVIDRVKAKINELNTSILPSDVEINTFYNRETLINFATHTVTHNLIEGIVFVTVIVFIFMADWRTTVTVSIVIPLALLFAFICLRLKGMSANLLSMGAIDFGIIVDGAVVMVEGIFVTLDELAHEKGMTRFNRLAKMGIIRKTGTEMGKAIFFSKAIIITCLIPIFSFQKVEGKMFSPLAWTLGFALLGALIFTLTLVPVLASILLKKDVREKHNPFVNVVTSFSTRLFNFTFAHKKISMILTGILVAVGLSGFTLLGTEFLPELNEGSIYVRATMPMSISLPESVKQTVQMRHIFEQFPEVKGVISQTGRPNDGTDPTGFYNIEFLVDIYPQDDWKSGLSKEELIEQMQEKLSVFPGVNFGFSQPIMDNVEEAVSGVKGSIAVKIYGPDQGILETKANEIRNQLATVQGIEDLGVIRTTGQPEMRIELDEHKLAVYGVNKADAEAVIEMAIGGKAATQIYEGERKFDLRIRYDRPFRSSESQISQLMVPTENGSMIPIKEIANVYTQTGPVLIFREASQRYGAVKFSVRGRDMGSAVAEAQQKVQANVKLPAGYTAKWAGDFENQQRATARLAQVVPISLLAIFFILFVLFGNVKDAGLVLFNVPFAIIGGIAALLITHVNFSISAGIGFIALFGICIQNGVILISVFKKNLRNSIPLTDAIREGVISRIRPVVMTAMMAGIGLIPAAVSHGIGSETAKPLAIVVIGGLITATLLTLFVFPLIFYSFYRQKFSDI, encoded by the coding sequence ATGAATAAATTCATAAAAAGTATCTTATCATTCTCGCTGAAGAACAAGTTTTTTATATTTTTTCTGACAGCCTTAGCCGTCGTTGCGGGCGTAATCAGTTACCAGAATACGCCCATCGAAGCCTTCCCCGACGTCACCAATACCCAGATTACGCTTATCACGCAATGGCCGGGCCGGTCGGCGGAGGAAGTTGAGAAGTTTGTAACCATTCCGATTGAAATTGGCCTGAACTCCGTACAGAAGCGGACAGATATCCGCTCGACGTCGCTGTTCGGTCTGTCGGTGGTTAAAATTCTGTTCGATGATGGCGTCGATGATGCCTTTGCCCGCCAGCAGGTAAATAACTTGCTCAATGGGGTCGAGCTACCCGAAGGCATCAAGCCCGATGTGCAGCCACCTTATGGCCCAACCGGCGAGATTTTCCGTTATACGCTTCAATCGCCCACCCGCACGGCTCGTGAACTGAAGACCATGCAGGACTGGGTGATCGAACGACAGTTGAAAAGCGTACCCGGCGTTGCCGACGTGGTTAGTTTCGGGGGTGAGGTAAAAACGTACGAGATTTCCGTCGATCCCCGTCGACTGATCGACTATAACATTACGCCCCTGCAATTGTACCAGGCCGTTGCCAACGCCAACGTCAATGTGGGCGGTGATGTGATCGAGAAAAACTCGGAAGCCTACGTGGTTCGGGGTATTGGTTTGCTGAAAAACCAGCAGGATATTCAGAATATCATCATCAAGAACATTAAAGGAACGCCCATCACGGTTCACAACGTAGCCCAGGTGTCGGAGTCGGCCTTGCCCCGGCTCGGGCAGGCGGGCCGCGATAAGCAGGACGATGCGGTTGAGTGTATTGTGGTGATGCGCAAGGGCGAAAACCCGAGTGAAGTAATTGATCGGGTGAAAGCCAAAATCAATGAACTGAACACCAGCATTTTACCCAGCGACGTAGAAATCAACACCTTCTACAACCGGGAAACGCTTATCAATTTTGCCACCCATACGGTTACCCATAACCTCATCGAAGGGATCGTCTTTGTAACGGTCATTGTGTTTATCTTCATGGCCGACTGGCGCACCACCGTTACGGTATCCATTGTGATTCCGCTGGCGCTACTGTTTGCCTTTATCTGCCTGCGGCTGAAAGGTATGTCGGCCAATTTGCTGTCCATGGGCGCCATCGACTTCGGGATTATCGTAGACGGTGCTGTCGTGATGGTGGAGGGCATTTTCGTGACACTCGATGAACTGGCCCATGAGAAAGGAATGACCAGGTTTAACCGGTTGGCCAAAATGGGAATCATCCGAAAAACAGGCACCGAGATGGGGAAGGCTATTTTCTTCTCCAAGGCGATCATTATCACCTGTTTAATTCCGATTTTCTCGTTTCAGAAAGTGGAGGGTAAAATGTTTTCTCCCCTGGCCTGGACGCTTGGCTTTGCGCTCCTCGGTGCGTTGATTTTCACCCTGACGCTTGTGCCGGTCCTGGCGAGTATTCTGCTCAAGAAAGACGTTCGGGAGAAACACAACCCCTTCGTGAATGTTGTAACCAGCTTTTCGACGAGGCTATTCAACTTCACGTTTGCCCATAAAAAAATCAGCATGATTCTGACGGGCATTCTGGTCGCTGTTGGGCTGTCGGGCTTCACGTTGTTGGGCACTGAGTTTCTACCCGAACTGAACGAAGGCTCTATTTACGTCCGGGCAACGATGCCCATGAGTATTTCGCTGCCTGAGTCGGTAAAACAAACGGTGCAAATGCGCCATATTTTCGAGCAGTTTCCGGAAGTCAAAGGCGTTATTTCGCAAACGGGACGGCCCAATGACGGCACCGACCCAACCGGCTTCTACAACATCGAATTCCTGGTAGATATTTATCCGCAGGACGACTGGAAAAGTGGCCTGAGCAAAGAGGAATTAATTGAACAGATGCAGGAAAAACTCAGCGTTTTTCCGGGGGTAAACTTTGGATTCTCGCAACCCATCATGGATAACGTCGAAGAGGCTGTATCGGGGGTGAAAGGCTCCATTGCGGTCAAAATCTACGGTCCAGATCAGGGGATTCTGGAAACAAAAGCGAATGAGATCCGGAACCAGTTGGCGACGGTGCAGGGCATCGAAGATCTGGGCGTTATCCGCACGACGGGGCAGCCCGAAATGCGCATCGAACTGGATGAACACAAGCTTGCCGTATACGGCGTTAATAAGGCAGATGCCGAAGCGGTGATCGAAATGGCTATCGGTGGCAAGGCGGCTACCCAGATTTATGAAGGCGAACGAAAGTTTGATCTCCGTATCCGATACGACCGTCCGTTCCGCTCCAGCGAGTCACAGATCAGCCAATTGATGGTGCCGACCGAAAATGGCAGCATGATTCCCATCAAAGAAATCGCCAATGTATATACCCAAACCGGACCGGTGCTCATTTTTCGGGAAGCCAGCCAACGCTACGGAGCGGTCAAGTTTTCGGTGCGGGGCCGCGACATGGGCAGTGCCGTTGCCGAGGCTCAGCAAAAAGTGCAGGCCAATGTGAAGCTTCCAGCGGGTTATACGGCGAAGTGGGCGGGCGATTTTGAGAATCAGCAACGGGCCACAGCCCGCTTGGCGCAGGTTGTTCCCATTAGCTTATTGGCTATCTTTTTTATCCTGTTCGTACTCTTCGGGAATGTAAAAGACGCTGGTCTGGTGCTCTTCAATGTACCTTTTGCGATCATTGGTGGCATAGCCGCGCTGCTGATTACGCACGTCAATTTCAGTATTTCGGCGGGTATTGGGTTCATCGCTCTATTCGGAATTTGTATCCAAAACGGTGTAATTCTTATATCGGTTTTCAAGAAGAACCTACGCAACAGTATACCCTTGACTGACGCGATACGGGAGGGCGTTATCTCTCGGATACGGCCTGTAGTTATGACCGCGATGATGGCTGGTATTGGTTTAATTCCGGCGGCTGTTTCGCACGGCATTGGCTCCGAAACGGCCAAGCCTTTGGCCATTGTAGTTATTGGTGGCCTGATTACAGCCACCCTGCTGACGTTATTTGTCTTTCCGCTGATATTCTATTCTTTTTATCGGCAGAAGTTCAGTGATATTTAA
- a CDS encoding phytanoyl-CoA dioxygenase family protein, protein MSHREQFEQQGYLIVRNVFTPDEVAKLRQSAYEHRDRQQKLGQVAQVKQAASVKGDLLSKDGLGWVIYDPRIVAIATEILGDTPVYFSDSTYQIGTGTRGFHRDNIDRYQFGQGADWEGPYPLIRFGIYLQNHDSYSGGIRFKAGSHEAADGADVFADTRAGDIVVWNMRTLHSGNARRMKVLTNLPLHVGLENRLPNFLFREQQGERVSLFFSYGLEGKHLDRYLEQHIQKRADMQENVRLSTYSPETLKKAEQNKVKVLDVKKLV, encoded by the coding sequence ATGTCACATCGGGAGCAATTCGAACAGCAGGGCTATCTCATTGTCCGTAACGTGTTTACGCCCGACGAGGTTGCGAAATTACGGCAGTCGGCATATGAACACCGGGATCGGCAGCAAAAACTTGGGCAGGTTGCGCAGGTGAAACAGGCGGCTTCGGTGAAAGGGGATCTGTTGAGTAAAGATGGCCTTGGCTGGGTGATTTACGACCCGAGAATTGTGGCCATTGCTACCGAGATTCTGGGAGATACCCCCGTTTACTTCTCCGACAGTACCTATCAGATTGGAACGGGTACACGTGGTTTCCACCGCGATAACATCGACCGCTATCAGTTTGGCCAGGGAGCCGACTGGGAGGGGCCATACCCGCTCATTCGCTTCGGTATTTATTTACAGAACCACGACAGCTATAGCGGAGGCATCCGGTTTAAGGCCGGGAGCCATGAAGCTGCCGACGGGGCTGATGTCTTTGCCGACACGCGGGCGGGTGATATTGTGGTCTGGAACATGCGAACACTCCACAGCGGTAATGCCCGCCGGATGAAAGTGCTGACCAATTTACCCCTGCATGTGGGTCTGGAGAACCGCCTGCCCAATTTTCTGTTCCGTGAGCAGCAGGGCGAACGCGTATCGCTGTTTTTTAGCTACGGCCTCGAAGGAAAACACCTCGACCGCTACCTCGAACAGCATATTCAGAAACGGGCCGATATGCAGGAAAACGTGCGTCTGTCCACATACTCGCCCGAAACGCTTAAAAAAGCTGAACAGAATAAAGTGAAAGTGCTGGATGTGAAGAAATTGGTTTAG
- a CDS encoding response regulator, with the protein MKILVVEDEPKLASFVKKGLEEQSCEVDVAYDGQVGRNMALNNLYDVIVLDINLPKMNGFDVVQSIRQEKNRTPVLMLTAMGSVDDKLTGFEAGADDYLVKPFEFRELMARLRALTKRSSDAGMQANVLKVADLELDLNEKIARRGDKRIELTAKEFGLLDYLMRNRGRVVSRVDIAEKVWDIHFDTGTNVIDVYVNFLRKKIDKDFPTKLIHTVIGMGYMLKEE; encoded by the coding sequence ATGAAGATCCTGGTAGTAGAAGACGAACCCAAATTGGCCTCCTTCGTGAAGAAGGGACTGGAGGAGCAGTCGTGCGAAGTAGATGTGGCCTATGATGGGCAAGTAGGTCGTAATATGGCCCTCAATAACCTCTATGACGTGATTGTACTCGATATCAACCTGCCTAAAATGAATGGCTTTGATGTAGTTCAATCCATTAGACAGGAAAAAAACCGGACACCCGTTCTCATGCTGACCGCAATGGGTTCAGTTGATGATAAACTAACGGGCTTTGAAGCCGGTGCCGACGATTACCTGGTGAAACCCTTTGAGTTTCGTGAGTTGATGGCTCGCTTACGGGCCCTGACCAAACGAAGCAGTGATGCTGGTATGCAGGCCAATGTGCTGAAAGTAGCCGATCTTGAACTGGACCTGAACGAAAAAATCGCTCGCCGGGGCGACAAACGTATTGAGCTTACGGCCAAAGAATTTGGCCTCCTCGACTATTTGATGCGAAACCGGGGCCGCGTTGTTTCGCGGGTCGATATTGCCGAAAAAGTTTGGGATATTCACTTCGATACAGGCACGAATGTGATTGATGTCTATGTCAATTTTCTTCGCAAAAAAATTGATAAGGATTTCCCAACCAAACTGATTCATACAGTTATTGGTATGGGATATATGTTAAAAGAGGAATAA